The following proteins are encoded in a genomic region of Oncorhynchus masou masou isolate Uvic2021 chromosome 32, UVic_Omas_1.1, whole genome shotgun sequence:
- the LOC135525983 gene encoding UDP-glucose 4-epimerase-like isoform X2, translated as MAQKVLVTGGGGYIGSHCVVELIEAGFCPVVIDNFSNAVQERDVPESLQRIEKILDTSIEFYELDLLDRPGLEKLFKQHSFSAVMHFAGLKAVGVSVEQPLRYYQVNLTATMNLLEVMQTHGVRNLVFSSSATVYGDPQRLPIDEQHPVGGCTNPYGKTKFFIEEIIIDQCKAEKDWNAVLLRYFNPIGAHSSGLIGEDPQGIPNNLLPYVAQVAIGRRKHLNVFGNDYDTIDGTGVRDYIHVVDLAKGHIAALKKLKDNCGCKVYNLGTGTGYSVLQMVKAMEKASGKEIMYLIAPRRGGDVASCYADPLLAEKELGWKADFDLERMCEDLWRWQSKNPTGFTNNSPSSI; from the exons ATGGCACAGAAGGTCCTGGTGACTGGGGGAGGAGGCTATATCGGCAGCCACTGTGTGGTGGAACTGATTGAGGCAGGATTCTGCCCTGTGGTCATAGATAACTTCAGCAATGCCGTCCAAG aaagggatgTCCCTGAGAGCCTGCAGAGGATAGAGAAAATCCTGGACACCAGCATTGAGTTCTATGAGCTGGACCTGCTGGACCGCCCAGGACTGGAGAAGCTCTTCAAACAG CATTCATTCAGTGCTGTAATGCACTTTGCTGGTCTAAAAGCGGTGGGTGTGTCCGTTGAGCAGCCATTGAGGTACTATCAGGTCAACCTCACTGCAACCATGAACTTGCTTGAG GTGATGCAGACTCATGGCGTGCGCAATCTGGTCTTCAGCAGCTCAGCCACGGTGTATGGAGACCCCCAGCGGCTTCCCATAGACGAACAGCACCCTGTTGGGGGGTGCACCAACCCCTACGGCAAGACCAAGTTCTTCATAGAAGAGATTATTATTGACCAGTGTAAGGCAGAGAAG GACTGGAACGCGGTGCTGCTGCGCTATTTTAACCCGATCGGGGCTCACTCCTCTGGGCTCATCGGAGAAGACCCTCAGGGCATCCCCAACAACCTGCTGCCCTATGTCGCCCAG GTGGCCATTGGGAGAAGAAAACACCTCAATGTGTTTGGGAATGACTACGATACTATTGATGGAACAG gaGTGCGAGATTACATCCATGTTGTGGATTTGGCCAAAGGACACATAGCTGCCCTCAAGAAACTGAAGGACAATTGTGGATGCAAG GTGTATAATTTAGGAACAGGAACCGGTTACTCTGTGCTCCAGATGGTGAAGGCTATGGAGAAGGCCTCAGGGAAGGAA ATCATGTACCTGATCGCCCCTCGGCGAGGAGGAGATGTAGCATCCTGCTATGCTGACCCCCTTCTGGCTGAGAAAGAGCTGGGCTGGAAAGCTGACTTCGACCTGGAGAGAATGT GTGAGGACCTGTGGCGCTGGCAGTCCAAAAACCCAACCGGATTCACTAATAACAGCCCGTCTTCAATATGA
- the LOC135525983 gene encoding UDP-glucose 4-epimerase-like isoform X1 yields MAQKVLVTGGGGYIGSHCVVELIEAGFCPVVIDNFSNAVQGERDVPESLQRIEKILDTSIEFYELDLLDRPGLEKLFKQHSFSAVMHFAGLKAVGVSVEQPLRYYQVNLTATMNLLEVMQTHGVRNLVFSSSATVYGDPQRLPIDEQHPVGGCTNPYGKTKFFIEEIIIDQCKAEKDWNAVLLRYFNPIGAHSSGLIGEDPQGIPNNLLPYVAQVAIGRRKHLNVFGNDYDTIDGTGVRDYIHVVDLAKGHIAALKKLKDNCGCKVYNLGTGTGYSVLQMVKAMEKASGKEIMYLIAPRRGGDVASCYADPLLAEKELGWKADFDLERMCEDLWRWQSKNPTGFTNNSPSSI; encoded by the exons ATGGCACAGAAGGTCCTGGTGACTGGGGGAGGAGGCTATATCGGCAGCCACTGTGTGGTGGAACTGATTGAGGCAGGATTCTGCCCTGTGGTCATAGATAACTTCAGCAATGCCGTCCAAG gagaaagggatgTCCCTGAGAGCCTGCAGAGGATAGAGAAAATCCTGGACACCAGCATTGAGTTCTATGAGCTGGACCTGCTGGACCGCCCAGGACTGGAGAAGCTCTTCAAACAG CATTCATTCAGTGCTGTAATGCACTTTGCTGGTCTAAAAGCGGTGGGTGTGTCCGTTGAGCAGCCATTGAGGTACTATCAGGTCAACCTCACTGCAACCATGAACTTGCTTGAG GTGATGCAGACTCATGGCGTGCGCAATCTGGTCTTCAGCAGCTCAGCCACGGTGTATGGAGACCCCCAGCGGCTTCCCATAGACGAACAGCACCCTGTTGGGGGGTGCACCAACCCCTACGGCAAGACCAAGTTCTTCATAGAAGAGATTATTATTGACCAGTGTAAGGCAGAGAAG GACTGGAACGCGGTGCTGCTGCGCTATTTTAACCCGATCGGGGCTCACTCCTCTGGGCTCATCGGAGAAGACCCTCAGGGCATCCCCAACAACCTGCTGCCCTATGTCGCCCAG GTGGCCATTGGGAGAAGAAAACACCTCAATGTGTTTGGGAATGACTACGATACTATTGATGGAACAG gaGTGCGAGATTACATCCATGTTGTGGATTTGGCCAAAGGACACATAGCTGCCCTCAAGAAACTGAAGGACAATTGTGGATGCAAG GTGTATAATTTAGGAACAGGAACCGGTTACTCTGTGCTCCAGATGGTGAAGGCTATGGAGAAGGCCTCAGGGAAGGAA ATCATGTACCTGATCGCCCCTCGGCGAGGAGGAGATGTAGCATCCTGCTATGCTGACCCCCTTCTGGCTGAGAAAGAGCTGGGCTGGAAAGCTGACTTCGACCTGGAGAGAATGT GTGAGGACCTGTGGCGCTGGCAGTCCAAAAACCCAACCGGATTCACTAATAACAGCCCGTCTTCAATATGA
- the LOC135526977 gene encoding kazal-type serine protease inhibitor domain-containing protein 1-like isoform X2 has translation MAWAGVWLCMCVGVTVSVHLILGVPPQHRGWLRLWEEGEGCGECERERCPLAPSNCPAGQVQDSCGCCEQCGNVEGQQCDPDGAQLFYGRCGEGLVCQRRTRKARRGRRRGEPEPKCVCEAQGSVCGSDGRTYPNLCQLREAASRKGTTLRLTGQGPCYSAPRISRAPRDLSNYTGNDIVFGCEVSAFPLPNLSWRKKGSDNFLPGDDPHISVQARGGPQRYTVSTWLQIQNLHLSDAGIYSCISHNALGETSASARLTVLRQELRVLKGRLNEEDDEEEYYYDDTEEGSDDGQTESGDYLG, from the exons ATGGCCTGGGCTGGGgtgtggttgtgtatgtgtgtcggtGTGACTGTATCTGTCCATCTGATCCTTGGGGTACCCCCCCAGCACCGTGGCTGGCTGCGTCTATGGGAGGAGGGCGAGGGCTGTGGGGAGTGTGAGAGGGAGCGCTGCCCTCTAGCGCCCTCTAACTGTCCAGCAGGGCAAGTGCAAGACAGCTGCGGCTGCTGTGAGCAGTGTGGCAACGTGGAGGGTCAGCAATGTGACCCGGATGGGGCGCAGTTGTTCTATGGGCGCTGTGGAGAGGGGTTGGTCTGCCAGAGGAGAACCAGGAAAGCACGGAGGGGCCGCAGGAGGGGTGAACCAgaaccaaagtgtgtgtgtgaggcacagggctctgtgtgtggctctgATGGACGCACCTATCCCAACCTGTGTCAGCTGAGAGAGGCAGCCAGCCGGAAAGGAACCACACTGAGGCTCACTGGACAGGGACCATGCTACTCTG CTCCTCGTATCTCCAGAGCCCCCAGAGACCTGTCCAACTACACTGGAAACGACATTGTGTTTGGCTGTGAGGTCTCTGCCTTCCCTCTGCCCAACCTCAGCTGGAGGAAGAAGGGCAGTGACAACTTCCTGCCAGGGGACGATCCACACATCTCTGTCCAG gctCGAGGTGGCCCCCAGAGGTACACAGTCTCTACCTGGCTGCAGATACAGAATCTTCACCTCTCAGACGCAGGGATCTACTCCTGCATCTCCCACAATGCACTGGGGGAGACGTCTGCGTCCGCCCGTCTCACGGTGCtcagacagg AGCTGAGGGTTCTGAAAGGCCGTCTGAATGAAGAGGACGATGAAGAGGAGTATTACTATGACGACACTGAGGAAGGCAGCGATGATGGGCAGACAGAATCTGGAGACTACCTGGGATGA
- the LOC135526977 gene encoding kazal-type serine protease inhibitor domain-containing protein 1-like isoform X1: MAWAGVWLCMCVGVTVSVHLILGVPPQHRGWLRLWEEGEGCGECERERCPLAPSNCPAGQVQDSCGCCEQCGNVEGQQCDPDGAQLFYGRCGEGLVCQRRTRKARRGRRRGEPEPKCVCEAQGSVCGSDGRTYPNLCQLREAASRKGTTLRLTGQGPCYSAPRISRAPRDLSNYTGNDIVFGCEVSAFPLPNLSWRKKGSDNFLPGDDPHISVQTPPSLSSSQARGGPQRYTVSTWLQIQNLHLSDAGIYSCISHNALGETSASARLTVLRQELRVLKGRLNEEDDEEEYYYDDTEEGSDDGQTESGDYLG; encoded by the exons ATGGCCTGGGCTGGGgtgtggttgtgtatgtgtgtcggtGTGACTGTATCTGTCCATCTGATCCTTGGGGTACCCCCCCAGCACCGTGGCTGGCTGCGTCTATGGGAGGAGGGCGAGGGCTGTGGGGAGTGTGAGAGGGAGCGCTGCCCTCTAGCGCCCTCTAACTGTCCAGCAGGGCAAGTGCAAGACAGCTGCGGCTGCTGTGAGCAGTGTGGCAACGTGGAGGGTCAGCAATGTGACCCGGATGGGGCGCAGTTGTTCTATGGGCGCTGTGGAGAGGGGTTGGTCTGCCAGAGGAGAACCAGGAAAGCACGGAGGGGCCGCAGGAGGGGTGAACCAgaaccaaagtgtgtgtgtgaggcacagggctctgtgtgtggctctgATGGACGCACCTATCCCAACCTGTGTCAGCTGAGAGAGGCAGCCAGCCGGAAAGGAACCACACTGAGGCTCACTGGACAGGGACCATGCTACTCTG CTCCTCGTATCTCCAGAGCCCCCAGAGACCTGTCCAACTACACTGGAAACGACATTGTGTTTGGCTGTGAGGTCTCTGCCTTCCCTCTGCCCAACCTCAGCTGGAGGAAGAAGGGCAGTGACAACTTCCTGCCAGGGGACGATCCACACATCTCTGTCCAG ACTccgccctccctctcctcctcccaggctCGAGGTGGCCCCCAGAGGTACACAGTCTCTACCTGGCTGCAGATACAGAATCTTCACCTCTCAGACGCAGGGATCTACTCCTGCATCTCCCACAATGCACTGGGGGAGACGTCTGCGTCCGCCCGTCTCACGGTGCtcagacagg AGCTGAGGGTTCTGAAAGGCCGTCTGAATGAAGAGGACGATGAAGAGGAGTATTACTATGACGACACTGAGGAAGGCAGCGATGATGGGCAGACAGAATCTGGAGACTACCTGGGATGA